The Thermovirga sp. genome has a segment encoding these proteins:
- a CDS encoding pyridoxamine 5'-phosphate oxidase family protein, protein MRRKDKEITDEAQIRGILERGKVCRVAFFDEGY, encoded by the coding sequence ATGAGGCGCAAGGACAAGGAGATCACCGACGAAGCCCAGATCAGGGGGATCCTCGAAAGGGGCAAGGTCTGCCGGGTGGCCTTTTTCGACGAAGGCTATC